Proteins encoded in a region of the Enterococcus gilvus ATCC BAA-350 genome:
- a CDS encoding malolactic enzyme, whose protein sequence is MTGIEILNNPFLNKGTAFTKEERKQYGLTGMLPSKVQTLDEQAEQTYGQYQSKTTNLEKRLFLMEIFNTNRTLFYKLMGQHVVEFMPIVYDPTVADSIEQYNELFVEPQNAAFISIDDPESIKESLKNAAAGRDIRLIVVTDAEGILGIGDWGVNGVDIAIGKLMVYTAAAGINPSQVLPVSIDAGTNNQELLSDPLYLGNKHERVYGDTYYEVIDQFVAAVEELFPEVLLHWEDFGRSNAATILEKYQDKITTFNDDIQGTGIVVLAGVLGALNISQEELTKQTVMTFGAGTAGVGIANQLMDEMKRQGLSEEEARKHFYMVDKQGVLFEDTEELTEGQKAFVRQRSEFSNAEELTNLTAAVKAIHPTIIIGTSTQPGAFTEEIVREIAANTDRPIIFPLSNPTKLAEATAEDLIKWTDGKALIGTGIPADDVKYNGVTYQIGQANNALMYPGLGLGIIASTATRVNGEMLSQASHALGGIVDTSKPGAAVLPPVSKLTEFSQTIAEVVVKSVVDQKLNKEEIKDIKQAVEDMKWYPEYQPLDVD, encoded by the coding sequence ATGACAGGCATTGAAATTTTAAACAATCCATTTTTAAATAAAGGAACCGCATTTACCAAAGAAGAACGGAAGCAATACGGGTTGACTGGGATGCTGCCATCAAAGGTTCAGACATTAGACGAACAGGCAGAACAAACCTATGGTCAATACCAAAGCAAAACAACGAACTTGGAAAAGCGCCTATTCTTAATGGAAATCTTCAACACGAACCGGACGCTGTTTTATAAGTTGATGGGGCAGCACGTCGTTGAATTCATGCCGATCGTTTATGACCCAACGGTAGCGGATTCGATCGAACAGTACAATGAGTTGTTCGTTGAACCGCAAAATGCCGCATTTATCTCCATTGATGACCCAGAAAGCATCAAAGAGAGCTTGAAGAATGCTGCTGCTGGACGTGACATTCGATTGATCGTTGTCACTGACGCAGAAGGAATTTTAGGAATCGGCGACTGGGGCGTGAATGGTGTCGATATCGCCATTGGTAAGCTGATGGTGTACACCGCAGCTGCTGGCATCAATCCTTCGCAAGTATTACCTGTCTCGATCGATGCCGGTACGAACAATCAAGAATTATTGAGTGATCCATTATATTTAGGAAATAAACATGAACGTGTGTATGGTGACACGTACTACGAAGTGATCGATCAATTCGTAGCAGCCGTCGAAGAACTGTTTCCAGAAGTCTTGTTGCACTGGGAAGACTTTGGTCGGTCCAATGCAGCCACGATTTTAGAGAAATATCAAGACAAAATCACTACGTTCAATGACGATATTCAAGGAACTGGGATCGTTGTTCTAGCAGGTGTCTTAGGTGCTTTAAACATTTCTCAAGAAGAGTTGACCAAACAAACGGTGATGACTTTTGGTGCGGGTACTGCAGGCGTTGGGATCGCGAACCAATTGATGGATGAAATGAAACGTCAAGGGTTATCAGAAGAAGAAGCACGGAAACACTTCTATATGGTAGATAAACAAGGGGTGCTTTTTGAAGATACGGAAGAGCTGACAGAAGGACAAAAAGCATTTGTTCGTCAACGCAGTGAATTTTCAAATGCGGAGGAATTAACCAATCTTACAGCGGCGGTCAAAGCGATCCACCCAACAATTATCATTGGTACATCTACTCAACCAGGTGCCTTTACAGAAGAAATCGTACGAGAAATCGCGGCGAATACCGATCGTCCTATTATTTTCCCATTGTCTAACCCGACGAAATTAGCAGAAGCAACTGCGGAAGACTTGATAAAATGGACCGATGGAAAAGCCTTGATCGGAACTGGGATTCCGGCTGATGATGTGAAATACAATGGTGTGACGTACCAAATCGGTCAAGCAAATAATGCGCTGATGTATCCAGGCTTAGGACTTGGGATCATTGCTTCTACTGCGACACGCGTAAATGGTGAGATGCTCTCACAAGCCAGCCACGCATTAGGCGGGATCGTTGATACGAGCAAACCAGGTGCAGCCGTATTGCCGCCTGTGTCTAAATTAACTGAATTTTCTCAAACGATCGCTGAAGTCGTAGTGAAAAGCGTCGTTGATCAAAAATTGAATAAAGAAGAAATCAAAGACATCAAACAAGCCGTAGAAGATATGAAATGGTATCCAGAATACCAACCGCTTGATGTTGATTAA
- a CDS encoding DegV family protein, translated as MYQILTDSCCDVPYEILDENNVDFISMYVSIDGKEFADDLGRSFKIDDFYQQIKDGAMPTTSQVNVGRYVEFFRSYAEKNIPILYICFSSGMSGSYQSAMQAVALLKEELPAAEVYVVDSLAASGGEGLMVYEAAKKQQAGMPLTELHQWLEENKLTYHHWVTVDDLHHLQRGGRISKTSAAIGGLMNIKPIITVDVAGKLQNVEKVRGRKKALQLVADKIGEATADPANQTIFITTSGDQEGAEEVKRHLEERIQPKEVQIFPLGTTIASHTGLGCIAVFTRGEKRKQ; from the coding sequence ATGTATCAGATTCTGACAGATTCATGTTGCGATGTGCCTTATGAAATACTGGATGAGAACAATGTTGATTTTATTTCGATGTATGTTTCAATAGATGGCAAGGAATTCGCTGATGACTTGGGTCGCAGTTTTAAAATCGATGATTTTTATCAACAAATCAAAGATGGCGCGATGCCAACAACATCACAAGTAAATGTTGGACGTTATGTAGAGTTTTTCCGCAGCTATGCAGAAAAAAATATCCCAATTTTGTATATTTGTTTCTCTTCAGGTATGAGCGGGTCCTATCAAAGCGCGATGCAAGCCGTCGCACTTTTAAAAGAGGAGCTGCCAGCGGCTGAAGTGTATGTCGTAGATTCCCTTGCTGCTAGCGGCGGTGAAGGACTAATGGTCTATGAAGCAGCAAAAAAGCAGCAAGCAGGAATGCCTTTAACCGAATTGCATCAGTGGTTAGAAGAGAATAAATTAACGTATCATCACTGGGTAACGGTCGATGATTTGCATCATTTGCAACGGGGTGGACGTATCTCTAAGACAAGTGCTGCGATCGGAGGATTGATGAATATCAAGCCGATCATTACCGTGGATGTTGCGGGCAAATTGCAAAATGTTGAAAAGGTACGAGGCCGTAAAAAAGCCTTGCAGCTAGTGGCTGACAAAATCGGCGAAGCGACAGCTGATCCAGCAAATCAAACGATTTTCATTACGACTAGTGGGGATCAAGAAGGTGCTGAGGAAGTGAAGCGTCATTTGGAAGAACGTATCCAACCAAAAGAAGTGCAGATTTTTCCTCTAGGAACGACGATCGCTAGTCATACAGGTCTAGGATGCATTGCTGTTTTTACACGAGGTGAAAAACGAAAGCAATAA
- the ssb gene encoding single-stranded DNA-binding protein — translation MINNVVLVGRLTKDPDLRYTANGTGVATFTLAVNRNFTNQSGNREADFINCVIWRKSAETLANYARKGTLLGVTGRIQTRNYENQQGQRVYVTEVVAENFQLLESRNASEQRQQNPSNSNDNFQGGSNNFNNNNYDQSSQSAKNTMPDFDRDSDPFSGSSIDISDDDLPF, via the coding sequence TTGATTAATAATGTTGTATTAGTTGGTCGTTTAACAAAGGATCCTGATTTACGCTATACAGCAAATGGTACTGGAGTTGCAACGTTTACCTTAGCGGTGAATCGTAATTTTACGAATCAAAGCGGGAATCGCGAAGCGGACTTTATCAATTGTGTGATTTGGCGGAAATCTGCTGAAACTTTAGCTAATTACGCGCGTAAAGGAACTCTTTTAGGGGTTACGGGACGCATCCAAACAAGAAATTATGAAAATCAGCAAGGACAACGTGTCTATGTGACTGAGGTTGTTGCTGAAAACTTCCAATTATTGGAATCTCGCAATGCGAGTGAACAACGTCAACAGAATCCAAGCAATTCTAATGACAATTTCCAAGGCGGGTCAAATAATTTTAACAACAACAACTATGATCAATCCTCTCAGTCAGCTAAGAACACTATGCCTGACTTCGATCGAGATTCAGATCCATTCAGTGGGTCCTCAATCGACATTTCAGATGATGATTTACCATTCTAA
- a CDS encoding LysR family transcriptional regulator, with the protein MNFKDLEYFQRLVREKNFTKVANAFHVSQPTITYAVKRLEEELGTELVYRDQSHKQLIITQSGLILSRHISNILKEVTIAVTEIDRLKEETLDFGLPPIIGNFYFPKLSSYLFKNNLMSHIHLVDGGSRDLYGLLRRGKIDLALLGSTQPIRDDDLTSEILIEKKFMIVVSPNHPLAQRKEVAFSELKDEPFVLLNEHYVHPTAFKKMAQQAHFDPQIIYQNSNLNILKGMIREQIGIGFLAELAISPDDHLVMIPITDQPQPSFIISLVQREQVLNSTLRGQLIDLIRDFSHQNSE; encoded by the coding sequence ATGAACTTTAAAGACCTAGAATATTTTCAACGCTTAGTCCGTGAAAAGAACTTTACAAAAGTGGCGAATGCCTTTCACGTTAGTCAACCTACCATCACCTATGCGGTAAAACGATTAGAAGAAGAGCTGGGCACAGAATTGGTTTATCGGGATCAATCCCACAAACAATTGATCATTACGCAGTCCGGGCTCATTCTTTCTCGCCATATCTCAAACATTTTAAAAGAAGTCACGATCGCAGTTACTGAAATCGATCGCTTAAAAGAAGAAACTTTGGATTTTGGCCTACCGCCGATCATCGGAAACTTTTACTTTCCAAAGCTGTCTTCTTACCTTTTTAAGAATAACCTGATGAGTCATATTCATCTGGTGGACGGCGGCTCTCGAGACCTGTATGGTCTTTTACGTCGGGGAAAGATCGATCTCGCTTTACTTGGCTCCACCCAACCGATTCGTGACGATGATTTGACTAGTGAGATTTTGATCGAAAAGAAATTTATGATCGTCGTCAGTCCAAATCACCCTCTGGCACAACGTAAAGAAGTCGCCTTTTCAGAACTAAAGGATGAACCCTTCGTTCTCCTGAATGAACATTACGTCCATCCGACCGCCTTCAAAAAAATGGCGCAACAGGCGCATTTTGATCCTCAAATCATTTATCAAAATAGTAATTTGAACATTTTAAAAGGAATGATCCGTGAACAGATCGGCATTGGTTTCTTAGCAGAATTGGCTATTTCACCCGACGATCATTTAGTCATGATCCCTATCACCGATCAGCCGCAGCCGTCATTTATCATCTCGCTTGTCCAACGAGAGCAAGTGTTGAATTCAACACTACGGGGACAATTAATTGACTTGATCCGCGACTTCAGCCATCAAAATAGCGAATAA
- a CDS encoding DHH family phosphoesterase, which translates to MKNKPQIKWSFFFLCLLLIQLAAIFLLPFTILTAVIVILIDLLLWIYTVFLRNRIEISNQQKIQYASHRAQEALDYVSEDMPVGIITWDENNTFIWTNPAITKSVQDLTKEDQQDMVNELLQRAEKGKSIYKIGDILYHFDLNHEKRVVYLIDITKEYALENKEKQQQAVVGILSVDNYDDVIDRRDDKEISNLNSFITTIISDWMDSYQIFYKRVNAERFFLFARYDDLERMIENNFNLLEHIRVSAEKQEMLITVSMGISYGTESLEVIGDEAQNNLDIALVRGGDQVVVKNAGEGNKPVFYGGNSASAAKRTRVRSRAMSTALKNVFNQTGNVFVMGHRFPDMDAIGSAFGVACLARYHDKNVQIVINEEETIPDVERCLEEIHQNGDLEDLLISPEMAKKQRKPGDLLVMVDYHRPSLSIDQELYEQFENIVIIDHHRRGEEFPEKSLLTYIESSASSASELVTELIQFESNERQKMSKMTATLLLAGITVDTKNFAVRTTARTFDVASYLKTCGADASLVQYLLSTDIQSYLEISKLVGESDYVRDDIVVATGTDTQEYDSVTAAKTADTLLSMVDINAAFVIIKRTDGVIAISARSSGTINVQIVMEALGGGGHFTNAATQLKDSSIAEAKEQLLEAINKQLTEGTEE; encoded by the coding sequence ATGAAAAATAAACCTCAAATAAAATGGTCTTTTTTCTTCCTCTGTTTATTATTGATTCAATTAGCAGCGATCTTTTTGTTGCCATTTACTATTTTGACAGCAGTGATTGTTATATTAATTGACCTTTTGTTATGGATTTATACGGTCTTTTTGAGAAATCGTATTGAAATCAGCAATCAGCAAAAAATTCAATATGCTTCACATCGTGCCCAAGAAGCGTTGGACTATGTGTCCGAGGATATGCCAGTAGGGATCATTACCTGGGATGAAAATAATACGTTTATTTGGACAAACCCAGCGATAACAAAAAGTGTACAGGATCTGACAAAAGAGGATCAGCAGGACATGGTCAATGAACTGCTGCAACGAGCTGAAAAGGGAAAAAGTATCTACAAAATAGGTGATATCCTCTATCATTTTGATTTGAATCATGAGAAGCGTGTCGTTTATTTGATTGATATAACGAAGGAATACGCATTAGAGAATAAAGAAAAGCAACAACAAGCAGTTGTGGGGATTCTTTCTGTCGATAATTATGATGATGTGATAGATCGTCGAGATGATAAGGAGATTTCAAATTTGAATTCCTTTATTACAACAATTATTTCTGACTGGATGGACTCCTATCAGATTTTCTATAAGCGTGTGAATGCGGAGCGTTTCTTTCTTTTCGCTAGGTACGATGATCTGGAAAGGATGATTGAGAATAATTTCAATTTGTTAGAGCATATTCGTGTTTCAGCAGAGAAGCAAGAGATGCTGATTACTGTTAGTATGGGAATCAGTTATGGAACGGAGTCTCTAGAGGTCATTGGCGATGAAGCGCAAAACAATCTGGATATTGCCCTAGTGCGAGGCGGGGATCAGGTAGTTGTTAAAAATGCTGGTGAGGGAAATAAACCTGTCTTCTATGGCGGAAATTCAGCGAGTGCGGCGAAAAGAACAAGGGTACGTTCTCGTGCCATGTCAACGGCCTTGAAGAATGTGTTCAATCAAACGGGCAATGTTTTCGTTATGGGGCATCGTTTTCCCGATATGGATGCCATTGGTTCGGCGTTTGGTGTTGCCTGTTTAGCCCGATACCATGATAAGAACGTTCAAATTGTAATCAACGAAGAAGAGACGATTCCTGATGTAGAACGTTGTTTGGAAGAGATTCATCAAAACGGGGATTTAGAAGATTTGTTGATTTCACCCGAAATGGCTAAGAAGCAGCGGAAGCCAGGCGACCTGTTAGTGATGGTAGACTATCATCGACCTTCGTTATCCATTGACCAGGAATTATATGAGCAGTTTGAAAATATTGTTATTATTGATCATCATCGAAGGGGAGAAGAATTTCCTGAGAAATCATTATTAACGTATATTGAATCTTCTGCATCCTCCGCTTCAGAACTGGTAACAGAGTTGATTCAATTTGAAAGCAATGAACGACAAAAAATGAGCAAGATGACAGCTACTTTGCTGCTTGCTGGAATTACAGTCGATACGAAAAATTTTGCAGTACGGACCACGGCTCGAACATTCGATGTCGCTAGTTATTTAAAGACTTGTGGAGCGGATGCTTCTTTAGTACAATATTTATTGAGTACAGATATTCAGTCTTACCTGGAAATCAGTAAGCTGGTAGGTGAGAGTGACTATGTTAGGGATGACATCGTAGTTGCTACAGGGACAGATACCCAAGAGTACGATAGCGTAACAGCAGCCAAGACTGCGGATACATTATTGTCGATGGTGGATATCAATGCAGCCTTTGTCATTATCAAACGTACAGATGGGGTAATCGCGATCAGTGCACGCAGCTCTGGGACGATTAATGTCCAGATTGTGATGGAAGCATTGGGTGGTGGCGGCCATTTTACAAATGCCGCTACTCAATTGAAGGATAGCAGTATTGCTGAAGCAAAAGAACAATTGCTCGAAGCAATCAATAAACAGTTAACGGAGGGGACAGAAGAATGA
- the rplI gene encoding 50S ribosomal protein L9, with translation MKVIFLQDVKGKGKKGDVKEVPTGYAQNYLLKNHLAKEATKSSISELSGQKKAQDKKAAEVLAEAKELADFLAKEETVVEIKAKGGEDGRLFGSIPSKQIAEGLKKQYDLKIDKRKIELENPIRTLGYTNVPVKLHTEVEGIIKVHVVEE, from the coding sequence ATGAAAGTAATTTTTTTACAAGATGTTAAAGGTAAAGGAAAAAAAGGTGACGTTAAGGAAGTCCCAACAGGATACGCACAAAATTATTTACTAAAAAATCATCTAGCGAAAGAGGCTACAAAAAGTAGTATCTCAGAACTAAGCGGACAAAAGAAAGCGCAAGATAAAAAAGCTGCAGAAGTATTAGCAGAAGCAAAAGAATTGGCGGACTTTTTAGCAAAGGAAGAGACGGTTGTCGAAATCAAAGCCAAGGGCGGCGAAGATGGACGATTGTTTGGTTCGATTCCTTCGAAGCAAATTGCGGAAGGCTTAAAGAAACAGTATGATCTGAAAATTGATAAGCGCAAAATTGAGCTAGAAAATCCAATCCGTACACTAGGCTATACGAACGTTCCTGTCAAACTACACACAGAAGTAGAAGGAATAATTAAAGTCCATGTGGTAGAAGAATAA
- the rpsF gene encoding 30S ribosomal protein S6, translating to MSQNTKYEITYIIRPNIDEEAKTALVERFDTILKDNGAEIIDSKDWEKRRFAYEMNGFREGIYHIVNATAPTTASAVNEFDRLAKINDDIIRHMIVKIEE from the coding sequence ATGAGTCAAAATACGAAGTATGAAATCACATACATCATTCGTCCGAACATTGATGAAGAAGCAAAAACTGCTTTAGTAGAACGTTTCGACACAATCTTGAAAGATAATGGTGCAGAAATTATCGATTCAAAAGATTGGGAAAAACGCCGTTTCGCATACGAAATGAACGGATTCCGTGAAGGTATCTACCATATCGTCAATGCAACTGCACCAACAACAGCTAGTGCAGTTAACGAATTCGATCGTCTTGCAAAAATCAATGACGATATTATTCGTCACATGATCGTTAAGATTGAAGAATAA
- a CDS encoding adenylosuccinate synthase, with amino-acid sequence MSSVVVVGTQWGDEGKGKITDFLSENAEVIARYQGGDNAGHTIKFDNETYKLHLIPSGIFYKEKTSVIGNGVVVNPKSLVTELAYLHERGITTDNLRISDRAHVILPYHIKLDQLQEDAKGENKIGTTIKGIGPAYMDKAARVGIRVADLLDKEIFEERLKINLEEKNRQFVKMFDDEAMSFDDIFEEYYEYGQQIKQYVTDTSVILNDALDQGKRVLFEGAQGVMLDIDQGTYPFVTSSNPVAGGVTIGSGVGPAKIDKVVGVCKAYTSRVGDGPFPTELSDEVGDQIREVGREYGTTTGRPRRVGWFDSVVMRHSKRVSGITNLSLNSIDVLSGLETVKICTAYELDGELIYHYPASLKELNRCKPVYEELPGWSEDITGCRDLADLPENARNYVRRISELVGVRISTFSVGPDRTQTNILESVWAQI; translated from the coding sequence ATGTCATCTGTAGTAGTTGTAGGGACGCAGTGGGGCGATGAAGGTAAAGGAAAGATCACGGATTTTTTAAGTGAGAATGCAGAGGTCATTGCTCGTTACCAAGGTGGGGACAATGCCGGTCATACAATCAAATTTGACAATGAAACATATAAATTGCACTTGATTCCTTCTGGGATTTTCTATAAAGAAAAAACAAGTGTCATCGGAAATGGCGTAGTCGTTAATCCGAAATCATTAGTAACAGAATTGGCTTATTTACACGAACGTGGGATCACGACGGATAATCTGCGTATTTCGGATCGTGCGCATGTGATTTTGCCGTACCACATCAAATTGGATCAATTGCAAGAAGACGCAAAAGGTGAAAATAAAATCGGTACGACGATCAAAGGGATCGGACCAGCCTACATGGATAAAGCAGCCCGTGTAGGTATTCGTGTGGCTGATTTATTGGATAAAGAAATTTTCGAAGAACGTTTGAAAATCAATTTAGAAGAAAAGAATCGCCAATTCGTTAAAATGTTTGACGATGAAGCGATGAGTTTTGATGATATTTTTGAAGAATATTACGAGTACGGACAACAAATCAAACAATATGTGACGGATACTTCCGTTATTCTAAACGATGCTTTGGATCAAGGAAAACGTGTATTGTTTGAAGGCGCGCAAGGCGTTATGCTGGATATTGATCAAGGGACGTACCCATTCGTGACCTCATCGAACCCAGTTGCTGGCGGCGTAACGATCGGCAGCGGTGTGGGGCCTGCGAAGATCGACAAAGTAGTAGGTGTCTGCAAAGCCTATACGTCTCGTGTGGGTGATGGTCCTTTCCCAACCGAACTTTCTGATGAAGTGGGCGATCAAATTCGAGAAGTCGGTCGTGAATACGGAACAACAACTGGGCGTCCGCGTCGTGTTGGCTGGTTTGATTCTGTAGTGATGCGTCATTCAAAACGCGTTTCAGGGATCACGAATCTATCTTTGAACTCCATCGATGTATTGAGCGGTTTAGAAACTGTCAAAATCTGTACGGCATATGAGTTAGATGGCGAATTGATCTATCATTACCCAGCAAGCTTAAAAGAATTAAATCGCTGCAAACCTGTCTATGAAGAATTGCCTGGCTGGAGTGAAGATATCACTGGTTGTCGTGATTTAGCAGACTTACCAGAAAATGCGCGGAATTACGTTCGCCGTATCTCTGAACTTGTCGGTGTTCGCATCTCTACCTTCTCTGTAGGTCCCGATCGGACACAAACAAACATTCTGGAAAGTGTCTGGGCACAAATCTAA
- a CDS encoding AEC family transporter, which yields MIFFQSIQSVLSIILMIALGYILKRQGWFDESFGKSISSLITRVALPASIFVSVLKNLTKESLFQLSGSLIYPVGAVIISYILAYALVKILKIRPGRRGIFMNAVVNANTIFIGLPLNIALFGEKALPYFLVYYVTNTVSTWAFGVFLISNDDPTKVKGENKAKLNWKKLLPPPLLGFIVAIVFLLIGIPVPGFINATLGYVGSIVTPLSLLYIGIVLYDAGLKSIRFDRDTVVALLGRFVLAPAVLIALIAIGSNFFGANLAPLLKQTLVVQSATPMLAVLPILANEAHGDVKYATNLVTTSTILFVVVVPILMELVQFI from the coding sequence ATGATTTTCTTTCAATCGATTCAAAGTGTATTAAGCATCATTCTTATGATTGCTTTAGGCTATATATTAAAAAGGCAAGGCTGGTTTGATGAAAGCTTTGGTAAAAGTATTTCATCTTTGATCACACGCGTGGCGTTGCCAGCTTCGATCTTTGTATCTGTGTTAAAGAACTTAACGAAAGAAAGCTTGTTCCAATTATCGGGTAGTTTGATCTATCCGGTTGGAGCAGTGATTATTTCTTATATTTTGGCCTATGCTTTGGTCAAAATATTGAAGATCCGTCCAGGGCGTCGCGGGATATTTATGAATGCGGTCGTCAACGCAAACACGATCTTCATCGGCTTGCCATTGAACATTGCCTTGTTCGGTGAAAAAGCGTTGCCTTACTTCTTGGTGTATTACGTGACGAACACCGTCTCCACTTGGGCATTTGGAGTATTCTTGATCTCAAACGATGACCCAACGAAGGTCAAGGGCGAAAACAAAGCCAAATTAAACTGGAAGAAATTATTGCCGCCACCTTTATTAGGATTTATTGTAGCGATCGTCTTCTTATTAATTGGCATCCCTGTGCCCGGATTCATCAATGCCACCCTTGGGTATGTCGGAAGCATCGTAACCCCGCTGTCCCTGCTTTATATTGGTATCGTTTTGTATGATGCTGGATTGAAGAGTATTCGATTCGACCGGGATACGGTTGTTGCTCTATTAGGACGGTTCGTTTTAGCACCGGCTGTGTTGATTGCCTTGATTGCGATCGGCTCAAATTTCTTCGGTGCAAACTTAGCGCCATTATTGAAACAAACATTGGTCGTACAATCTGCGACTCCAATGCTGGCAGTATTGCCGATCTTAGCAAATGAAGCCCACGGCGACGTTAAATATGCCACCAACTTAGTTACAACAAGTACGATCTTATTCGTAGTCGTTGTGCCGATCTTGATGGAATTAGTTCAATTTATCTAA
- the dnaB gene encoding replicative DNA helicase, translating into MSEMLQDRVPPQSIEAEQATLGSIFLETDALITAMEYIVPEDFYRRGHQLIFRAMIQLNDRNEAIDVVTVKELLEQQNQLEDAGGLSYLSELALSVPTAANVGYYAKIVEEKSLLRNLIQTATNIVTEGFEQGDDVQTILDAAERNIMEVSERRNKSGFLTISEVLNTAIENIDQLARNDEEITGLPTGYAALDKMTAGLQSEELIILAARPAVGKTAFALNIAQNVGTKTDKAVAIFSLEMGAESLVNRMLCAEGSIEASHLRTGQLSEEEWQNLIVAMGSLSRANIFIDDTPGIKVSEIRAKCHKLAKEKGNLGLILIDYLQLIEGTGRENRQQEVSEISRQLKKLAKELKVPIIALSQLSRGVEQRQDKRPVLSDIRESGSIEQDADIVAFLYRDDYYDREGEEDEESAANRNVIEVIIEKNRSGARGTVELLFIKQYNKFSSLSPREDF; encoded by the coding sequence ATGAGCGAAATGTTACAAGATCGTGTGCCGCCACAAAGTATTGAAGCCGAACAAGCGACGCTAGGCTCTATTTTTTTGGAGACAGATGCGTTGATTACGGCTATGGAGTACATAGTTCCAGAAGACTTTTACCGTCGCGGTCATCAATTGATTTTCCGTGCAATGATTCAACTAAACGACCGCAACGAAGCGATCGATGTAGTAACGGTGAAAGAATTACTAGAACAACAAAATCAGCTGGAAGATGCGGGTGGTTTAAGTTACTTATCTGAATTGGCTTTAAGCGTTCCAACGGCAGCCAATGTAGGCTATTATGCGAAGATCGTAGAAGAGAAATCTCTCTTGCGGAATTTGATTCAAACGGCTACGAATATCGTGACCGAGGGTTTCGAGCAAGGAGACGACGTACAAACGATTTTAGATGCTGCCGAACGGAATATCATGGAAGTATCAGAGCGACGCAATAAGAGCGGTTTTTTGACCATCAGTGAGGTGTTGAATACCGCGATTGAAAATATTGATCAATTAGCGAGAAATGATGAAGAAATTACGGGCTTGCCTACGGGCTATGCTGCGTTAGATAAAATGACTGCTGGATTACAGTCGGAGGAATTAATCATCTTAGCAGCGCGTCCGGCGGTTGGTAAAACAGCCTTTGCTTTGAACATCGCCCAAAATGTAGGCACGAAGACAGATAAAGCAGTTGCGATATTTAGTTTGGAAATGGGTGCAGAGTCACTTGTCAATCGGATGTTGTGCGCGGAAGGGTCTATTGAAGCGAGTCATCTGCGAACAGGACAATTATCAGAAGAAGAATGGCAAAACTTGATCGTTGCAATGGGGAGTCTATCTCGCGCCAATATCTTTATTGATGATACTCCCGGAATCAAAGTTTCTGAGATTCGAGCGAAGTGTCACAAGCTAGCCAAAGAAAAAGGAAACCTTGGCTTGATTCTGATCGATTACCTGCAATTGATCGAAGGAACAGGGCGTGAGAATCGACAACAAGAAGTATCCGAGATCTCACGTCAGTTGAAGAAGCTGGCAAAAGAGCTGAAAGTACCGATTATTGCCTTGTCTCAGCTTTCTCGTGGTGTTGAACAGCGTCAGGATAAGCGTCCGGTACTGAGTGACATCCGTGAATCAGGATCTATCGAGCAGGATGCGGATATCGTGGCTTTCTTGTATCGTGATGACTATTATGATCGTGAAGGCGAGGAAGACGAAGAATCTGCAGCAAATCGAAATGTGATCGAAGTAATCATTGAAAAGAATCGGAGCGGGGCTCGAGGGACTGTTGAGCTGCTCTTTATCAAGCAATACAATAAATTTTCTTCCTTATCGCCCAGAGAAGACTTTTAG
- the rpsR gene encoding 30S ribosomal protein S18, producing MAQQRRGRKRRKVDYIAANHIEYIDYKDIELLKRFISERGKILPRRVTGTSAKNQRKLTIAIKRARIMGLLAFVSEE from the coding sequence ATGGCACAACAAAGAAGAGGTCGCAAACGTCGTAAAGTAGACTATATTGCTGCAAATCATATCGAGTACATCGATTATAAAGATATTGAATTACTAAAACGTTTCATTAGCGAACGTGGTAAAATTTTACCTCGTCGTGTAACTGGAACAAGTGCTAAAAACCAACGTAAATTAACGATCGCTATCAAACGCGCTCGTATTATGGGCTTATTAGCATTCGTTTCTGAAGAATAA